CACTTGCTGAAGTACTGTtggtttttcatttaatttttttctgcaaatatatattttttaatgtttattttttgagagagagtgagtgagtgagcagggggagggacagagagagaaggggacagaggatccaaagtgggccctgcactgacagcagcaagcctgttgtggggcttaaactcatgaactgggagatcatgacctgagccaaagtccaactttcaaccaactgagccacccagacacccctgcaaATATGTTTAATGCACTTAGATTACACAGAGGAAGAGgagcaagaaagaaacaacatCTAGGTGAGTCGCCCAAAAATTCTTACAGATGTCCCAGGCTGGCTGCGGCCCCCAGGAACCAAGTCACTATTGACattagaaattaatataaaattttacgCAAGTCTGCTCATTGCAGCATTCAGGTACTTGTACAAAGGGAGGGCTCCCTACAGGGCTTGTAACAGGAACCCAGGTGCCTCACCTGGCATGGAGAACCtagaagccagagagaaaagacaactggattaaaaaaaaaaaaaaatacggtcAAGAGAGTTCTCTACTGGTCTGCTCCATAGAGTACCAACCTTCAGGTTTTTTCTGTGCTCTCAACTCCATCTCAAAACTCAGTCCCAAGGCTCttgtgtttacttttaaaaatgctcaagCCCTTTAGACTCTTCCCCAAGGCTTCCTAGTCCCTTCCCTAAAGCCTTGCCTTTGGAACAGGAAGAGAAGGGCAAGAAattgttcatttaatttaaaaagacacctctaaacatttttatttgcaaacaaATTCCACTTTTATTGGGAGGAGTACATGTTGAGGTAATGTCTTATTTTAAGTTGGGTCATAAGTGCATGGGGCATTCATTAcaatactttatatattatatgtactttaaataattcataatacatttaaaatactttcttttattcatattaGATGCTAGAGGAATATGTTCAGacagttttccttgtttttaaagtttaaatggttgggtgactgggtggcacagttaagcatctgacttcagctcagttcatgatctcatggtttgtgagttcgagtcctgcctttaggtgagcatgagccccacttccggcgagctcaagccccatattgggtgagccccgcttctctctccctctctctctctctctctgcccctcgtgggattctctttctccctctctttctcttgttctttgcttgcttacaccctctctctctctctctcaaaaaaaaaaaaaaaaaaagaaaaaagaaaaaaagaaaccaaacaaaaaaagtaagtttAAACAGTTAATAACCATTTAAAGTAGGTGagctggaggtgcctgggtggctcagtcagttaagtgtctgactcctgattttggcttaggtcacgatctcacaatttgcgatttgtaagactgagccccaagtggggctctgtgctgacagcgtggagcctgcttgggattctctctccctctctgcccttcccctgctcgtactctctctctctctcaaaatcaataaacattacaaaaataataaagtaggtgAGCTGGAAAGGGACTGGCTTTTCCCTTTGACTTGCTCTAAATACTAGGCCCAGGACTATTATAGGTGAGCTCCATATTCTCTCCAAATGAAACCAAGCCCATCTTTGTATTCCTAGGCTCAGGCTCTTCTCCGTTGGCATGACGGTCATCAGTTCTGTAGCAGAAGTGGGCAGCCCACCAAGAAGAATATGGCTGGCAGCAAGCGTGTATGCCCTTCCAATAAGATTATCTATTATCCACAGGTAAGCACTACTTTAAAAGGACAGTAATCCAAGAAGGCTATGCGCTACTCTGTCCTGGGGACAAAAGCCTGTACAATTCAAAGGCTCTCCTTAGTTATCCAATCCTTCATCCCATTAATAGGCTCCAAAGCCCTAATGTCGAAGTTTCTATCCCCTTTTCCTAGATGGCTCCTGTGGTGATCACTCTGGTGTCAGATGGGACTCGATGCCTGCTTGCCCGCCAGAGTTCCTTTCCCAAGGGAATGTATTCTGCCTTGGCAGGTTTTTGTGATATAGGTAAGGAGTTTAGGGCATATACAGATGACTGGAGGACACAAAAGCTTAATAATAGTAGGTATTTCTTTGCCTTGTTGCCACAGTGCTTGGAGTATTAAGCACCCTCTTCCCTATGATGTCAAGAAAACTGCCTTCTttggcacctgtgtggttcagttggctgagcatctgactcttgatttcagctcaggtcatggtcctaaGGCCAATGagatgtcaggctctgtgctgagcatggagcctgcttaaggttctttctctctggagtgcctgggtgctcagtcagttcagtgtctaactctcaattttggctcaggtcacaatttcaccatttgtgagactgagctccgtgtcgggctctggattgacagcgcagagcctgcttgggattatttctctccctctctctctgtgtctcccctcctcatgctctctctcttcctctctctcaaaaataaacaaatattaaaaaaaaaaataactgcctTCTGGCattataatttttcaatattaGGCAAGTTTTCAAGCATACAGCATAGCTGAAAGAATTCTACAGTTAACACTTATCCATACACTTACCACCTAAAtcccataatttttttcttcatttactttatCACATATCTATCTATTCTATCCATCCACCAATCCGCTTTATTCTTTGATGCATAGTTTGCAGACATTAGTACACTTCtccctaaatatttcagcatgCATTGTATTAACTAGAATTCAGCATTTACAGGTTGTTTTTTCTCAGTCTGTTGGGGTAAAATTTGCAAATGGTGAAAGGtggcattaaaattttattaaggcTGAGGTCAGCAGTAGCTTCTCCCACTGCCACTCTTATTTTGCATTACAACTAACCAAATGACTAGTGTAAGTATTGCAGTTCAGCCTCCAGCCCCAGACTTGATTCCCGCTGTTACAGAGACTCGTTACAGAGACTCGGGATTTAGGGCTCTCCCAAGAATACTTCATTGAAACTTTGGAGCCAGTTTCTGCTCCTTTCACAAATGGGCATCTGTATTACCCTTCCCGCTGCAGGGCTGTCCTGAATTAATCTGAGTGCTTATAGGTGAAAGTCTGGAAGAGGCTGTCCGAAGAGAAGTTGCAGAAGAGGTGGGATTGGAAGTGGAAAGACTGCAGTACTCTGCATCCCAGCACTGGCCCTTTCCTAATAGCTCACTCATGATTGCTTGTCATGCAACTGTGAAATCAGGGCAGACAGAGGTAAGTTCTGATGCTTCCCTTCtgctgtttatttcctttgcttcacTCAAGTTGGTTAGTAGGCATGTATGTTAACCAGCATTGTCTACATTATACAAAGGATGTGTAACATATGATTTGGTCCCTTGAAGAATTTGCAATCTTATAAAGGAAACAATCTCCATGAAAATTCAGAGCACCAACATAATCACCACTTTTCCTTATTTGTATCTCAGTCATGAGacagtttgtttttcattatcaGGACTTTACAGAGCATCTTGCACAGAGAAGGTACACAATAAATATATCAATCAAATTGAATGATGGATTTCAGGATGGGTCTTACTGTTCAAGTCTGTTAGGATGTTGGGGACTAATTATATAAAATCCTAGGAACTTCTGATAGAAAGGGATTTAGATGTTGCCTTACCCGGCCTCATCTTGCTTTTCGGTAGCATGCCTTGACAGATGGCATTGTGGGCACAGGTTCCTACCTGTGTGTTTCGGTTTGCATAGAATTCGTAATATCTCATCTGTCTCAGCTTCCTGTGGGGGGAATTTGCGTTGCAAAGAAGATACTACGCTTTTGATTATCACTAATTATCCCTTATCCTTTAAAGAagagtaattttatgtttttaaatagaaagttaTATAATCAATAGgggcacaaagaaaaataaacattatttatatacTACACCTCACTGTTAACCACTCTTCAGTATTTCAGTATTTGTGCTTCCAGGATTTTTAagatgaacttttttctttttcactatttacaaaaatatatttaactctcACCTTTTAATTATGCCTCTCTTGCTTCTGTGCAATATCTAAAACTCCCAGCCTATAGATCCCAGGTATTGCTCAGTTCCGGAAACATCTTCTCACGTTTGGCTAGAGTATTCTAAATTTTATAGCTCCTAACCTTACatcctgtttttctttatgtcttttagATCCAGGTGAACTTGAGAGAACTAGAGGcagctggctggttcagtcatGATGAGGTGGCCACAGCCCTGAGGAGAAATAATCCATACACTCAGCAACAGAATGGGACATTCTGGTTGCCCCCCAAATTAGCCATCGCCCACCAACTGATTAAGGAGTGGGTAGAAAAGCCAAACTGTTCTACCCTGCCTGCTTAACTCAGGTTGAGACATCTAGATCCTTTCTCAGTATCTTGGAGGGGCATAAGAGAGATCAGTTGATAAAGGGGAGGTGATAAAAGGCCATCTCCAGGACAACTTCATAATAAGGCAGAGTAGAAGGTAATCCTACAGTGGGCTGCCTCTAACAGCAGTGTTAAGGAAGTTCTTCTTCAAAGGCAATCAAAAATGCCAAACTGATAAGATGATGATTGTCAAAATCAGAGGGAAAGTTGAAGCATTAGTTTGGATATAGGCCTTTGTTCAGCAATTTTCATTGAGGCCTTGGAAGCAAACATCTCTTCAGCAGGTATCTTGTTAATGCTGGATTTATACTAACTGCCAAAATGTGCCTGATAGAATTTTATCTTACTATTGAAAGTATACAGCAAACCTCAACCCACTCCTGACTTTTCATCCTcacagaattaagaaaaatagcaCAACCCGGGATTTAAATAAAAGTCATATTTAAGTCATCTGAAGGGATGAGGAAAGTGGGAGCCAAGGTCTTCCTCAGGGTACTCTGTAATAAATCAGATGCAGTGATGTTTTGCTGAGGTAACTGCACCCCAGTGGGGTTTATGATAGTTAAGTCTTTTGCAGTTAACTTGCTCAACTTGTGACCCAAGGAAAAGATGATCACTTTGCCATGTCTGACTTCCTAAATGCACAACAGTCACTGCCATTTGCATACCCAGTTAAGTGTTGTAACTTCACTTAAGGGATTAGTGAGGATGAACCATTTCTTGAGCTTTATCAGATAAACTAATGTAGGATTTCTCATCATTCATGTGTCATTCTACACCTCATCATAGAAGAGAAGAATTTATCTGGaggaaataaagtaaatttcCACACCTTTGTTCAGATGCATTTTTCTGTCTTACGAAGTGAGGAAATTACAGAAAGTGAGAATTTGGGACAGGGGATAGGGAGGGAGAAAAGCAATCTGTTAGTGTGATAAACATTTAAGTCCAGGTtccaaatgtggaagaaatgaagCGATATACAGAAGAAATACAGTTAGAGGTCTGTTTGAAAAGAGGAATGGCCGGGAAAGAGTTGTATCTTGGGATGATTTTAGGTACTAATTTATGATAAAAGACACAAGTGCCAGAGACCCTAACATTATTCACACATCAAAGTCTACAGGACTAAGCAAAAGAGATTCTAGAATTAGACAAGATGAAGCACTGAATTTCCCTCTGATCCCAAAAGGTCATTGCTTTCGCCATTGCCAACAAATCATCAGTGCTTTGGGGAAATCAAAGTGCCTTCATCAGGAAACGTTGAGGGATAGTATGTGACGGGTCTTGATTGTCCTGTTAGGTTGGCAGCTTgccctgacctgaactgaacccAGCATGTAGAAGGGAAAAGCACTCTCGAAAGAGAGGTCCTGAGATTTCTTCATATCTTGCAGTTAGAAGAAAACAGTTCAGGGTCCATGTGTATTACCATCTCCCAATGTTTTCGGTCTCTATGTGGGTGTGTTTGTGAGCACATGTGTACACATCCCCCAATCTGAAAATACTGACAGAAAGGGGAGTGTGCAGGATTCCTGGTTATGAGTTTCTCAAACTTACCATGGAGTAACTGTTTGCTTTTGGATTAATGTgttgttttagaaaagaaaagatgtgagAGGCTAATAGAGGAGCTGCAACGTTGAACTTTGTTTCCTGgcagtgagtggggagagggcttTGCTTCTTAGAACTCCAAGGATATCTGAAAAGTGAGGCAAAACAGGGCAGGGTTCGGGAACTAAAAATggcagataaataaaatgaactttggTACAGGGCCTACCTGGATAGACAATATTCATGTGGCAATGAGCTGTGAAGGTGCTAACAATAAAAAGAGCCCACTCAGTTCATGAAGCAGAATAGGAAAAACaggtaaaacataaaaacaaatgtatctATTACCAGAGTGAGCCTGGTAATTGGAATAAAAAAGCAACTCATTCATTCCTTATTTTTGCCTTTAACCCTTAATAAAGATAAACTTAATGTTCTAAACATGGAGTGTGTAAATCAGGGGCTGTCCAGGaacttgatattctctctcctgCTGACTTCAAAACCTTTTATGTTACCTCAGAGTCATCCACACTACAAATGAGCACAATCAGactcaatatttatttaagaagaaaaaagaggtgaGATGTGCTGGTTAATCTTGCATCGGCTTACTTGTGGGTCTGTGATCGGTGTTATCAGGCAGCTGTACTCCCATGCTTTGTAAAAGGTTGGACGCAGGTCCTGCCAGGCCAGCTTGGGAACTATAGGATTCCAGTATGTTGGAAACCAGGTTCAGGTCTACGTCCACTGGTGTCATAACAGATCCTCCTGCACCAGAATCTTCCTCATCTGAATTATTACTGGTAGTCTGGGAGAGAGGTTCCTTAttgatagaaaagaaaatcatgagatAATAGGCCATTAGGTGGGATGGTAGTtacaataaaaactaaacaatgtAAAATtgaattctaaattaaaaaggaaatttcttaTCCTTAAtgacaaagtaaaaatgaaatctaaTAAACCTTACAATTTAACACACACAATAGAATGTGGTTCTAAAGATTAAAACACACTGATTTCTAGAAAAAGTTTTTATAAATTGGACTTCTTCCCCATTCTGAAATAGCCTAAGGGAGATAACCAGGGTTAAGGAGACATATTTATAACTTACCTAAGAgttgtaaaagaaataaaaatgaacattttatatatatataaaagaacctattttttttctaaatgaaagaaactagatttcttttttttttttttcctcatgaaaaaACTTCAAGTAAAAACCTGAAGTTCTGTGGAATTCAACCACAAAGATTCTGAGTTATTACCTGAGCCTCTGGTTTCACAGGATGGGGAAAGGATTTGAAAGACTGTAGTGTGATCTATAGACTATCTTTGCTATTCAAAGCGCAGTTCAAGCGTCAGTAGCACGTGCACTGCTTTgatgcttgttagaaatgtaaaatctcaGGCTTCACCCCAGACCTTACTTAAccagaattttgtttattttctatattttacttctattttactTAGATCTTTAGATGGTtcatatacatattaaaatctAAGATacactactttaaaaattttttttttcaacgtttatttatttttgggacagagagagacagagcatgaacgggggaggggca
The genomic region above belongs to Felis catus isolate Fca126 chromosome D2, F.catus_Fca126_mat1.0, whole genome shotgun sequence and contains:
- the NUDT13 gene encoding NAD(P)H pyrophosphatase NUDT13, mitochondrial isoform X1, which codes for MSLYCGIACRRKSFWSYRLLSTYVTKSRYLFELKEDDDACKKAQQTGAFYLFHSLAPLLQKSEHQYQAPQHSLLELERLLAKFGQDTQRIEDSVLIGCSEQHEAWFALDLGLNSSSSINASLQKQEMETELKGSFMELRKALFQLNTKDASLLSTAQALLRWHDGHQFCSRSGQPTKKNMAGSKRVCPSNKIIYYPQMAPVVITLVSDGTRCLLARQSSFPKGMYSALAGFCDIGESLEEAVRREVAEEVGLEVERLQYSASQHWPFPNSSLMIACHATVKSGQTEIQVNLRELEAAGWFSHDEVATALRRNNPYTQQQNGTFWLPPKLAIAHQLIKEWVEKPNCSTLPA
- the NUDT13 gene encoding NAD(P)H pyrophosphatase NUDT13, mitochondrial isoform X2, which produces MWEEICYHAVAQGLQTYIWEPASLQKQEMETELKGSFMELRKALFQLNTKDASLLSTAQALLRWHDGHQFCSRSGQPTKKNMAGSKRVCPSNKIIYYPQMAPVVITLVSDGTRCLLARQSSFPKGMYSALAGFCDIGESLEEAVRREVAEEVGLEVERLQYSASQHWPFPNSSLMIACHATVKSGQTEIQVNLRELEAAGWFSHDEVATALRRNNPYTQQQNGTFWLPPKLAIAHQLIKEWVEKPNCSTLPA